The Lentisphaera araneosa HTCC2155 genome has a window encoding:
- a CDS encoding TIGR00730 family Rossman fold protein → MGLHGRGKKPVKAYENMDFINSSDGRLLRIMSEMIEPRRRFTKQNVRDSIAFFGSARLLSNEDAGIMLERAELTGDERKIKKAQAAVKMSRYYEDAAELAEMLTKWSIENDFGYYICSGGGPGIMEAANLGATRVEDGQSIGLNISLPFEQEPNPYISSELNFEFNYFFIRKFWFTYLAKAIVVFPGGFGTFDEFFEILTLIQTGKTTKTIPIVLYGKEFWSNIVNFDYLVEAGVICEKDLDLFIWADSPKEVFDYLTAELKLQRRLHSEFYQ, encoded by the coding sequence ATGGGTTTACACGGACGTGGTAAAAAGCCAGTCAAGGCTTATGAAAATATGGATTTCATCAACTCTTCAGATGGACGGCTTCTGCGGATAATGTCGGAAATGATTGAGCCTCGCCGAAGGTTTACTAAGCAGAATGTACGCGATAGTATAGCTTTTTTTGGTTCAGCTCGACTCTTGTCTAATGAAGATGCGGGGATTATGCTCGAACGTGCAGAGCTTACGGGTGATGAAAGAAAGATAAAGAAAGCTCAAGCAGCAGTGAAAATGTCGCGTTATTACGAGGATGCGGCTGAGTTAGCGGAGATGCTAACCAAATGGTCTATAGAAAATGACTTCGGTTATTATATTTGTTCGGGTGGTGGCCCGGGAATTATGGAAGCCGCCAATCTTGGAGCGACTCGCGTCGAAGATGGACAATCAATTGGTTTAAATATTTCCCTGCCTTTTGAGCAAGAACCAAACCCCTATATTAGCTCTGAATTAAATTTTGAATTTAATTATTTCTTTATTCGCAAATTCTGGTTCACTTATTTAGCCAAGGCGATTGTGGTTTTTCCTGGCGGTTTTGGAACTTTTGATGAGTTTTTTGAAATATTGACTTTAATTCAAACGGGTAAAACTACCAAGACTATTCCAATTGTACTCTACGGTAAAGAGTTTTGGAGTAATATTGTGAATTTTGATTACTTGGTTGAAGCAGGAGTCATATGTGAAAAAGATTTAGATCTCTTTATATGGGCAGATAGTCCAAAAGAAGTGTTCGATTACTTAACTGCAGAACTTAAACTGCAGCGTCGTTTACATTCTGAATTCTATCAGTAA
- the prfA gene encoding peptide chain release factor 1, with amino-acid sequence MSERVERLRMRFKQVESELSDPSVFDDKDRYQDLSKEHQRLSSLVQTYDRQEEVKAELADNKEMLSGESDEELKEMIKLDMAGLEEELPLLEKKLMMLIVPPDPNDSRNCIVEIRPAAGGDEAALFAEDLMKMYQIYSSNKSWKVEVMEYTPSDLGGLKATVFSVKGEDVFRELNFESGVHRVQRIPKTETQGRVHTSTVTVAVLPEAEEVDLHIDPKELKFDTYRSSGAGGQCVNTTDSAVRVTHIPTGLACYSQQERSQHQNKEIAMQLLRSKLLDEKIRQEKQKMSDERRGQIGTGDRSERIRTYNYPQSRITDHRFGVTVHNLPDVMAGKFADVMDKILAIDAEQRLAEEM; translated from the coding sequence ATTAGCGAACGCGTAGAGCGCCTACGAATGCGATTTAAGCAGGTGGAAAGTGAGTTGTCAGATCCATCAGTTTTTGACGATAAAGACCGTTATCAGGATTTGAGTAAAGAGCACCAACGTCTTTCGTCCTTAGTACAGACTTATGATCGTCAAGAAGAAGTAAAAGCTGAGCTTGCAGATAATAAAGAAATGCTTTCAGGTGAGTCTGATGAAGAGCTCAAAGAAATGATAAAACTGGATATGGCGGGTTTAGAAGAAGAATTGCCCCTTCTTGAAAAGAAACTCATGATGCTCATTGTTCCGCCCGACCCCAATGATTCTCGCAACTGTATCGTAGAAATTCGTCCTGCTGCAGGTGGTGATGAGGCGGCGCTATTCGCAGAAGATTTAATGAAGATGTATCAGATTTACAGTTCGAATAAAAGCTGGAAAGTCGAGGTTATGGAATACACTCCTAGTGACCTTGGTGGTTTAAAGGCTACGGTATTCAGCGTTAAGGGAGAAGATGTATTTCGTGAATTAAATTTCGAAAGTGGTGTTCACCGTGTCCAGCGAATTCCTAAGACTGAAACACAGGGGCGTGTCCACACGTCAACTGTGACTGTAGCGGTGCTTCCCGAAGCCGAAGAAGTTGATTTACACATAGATCCTAAAGAATTGAAATTTGATACCTATCGTTCTAGTGGTGCTGGTGGTCAGTGTGTAAACACAACTGACTCGGCTGTTCGCGTTACTCACATTCCTACCGGTTTAGCTTGTTACTCACAGCAGGAGCGTTCTCAGCACCAAAACAAAGAAATTGCTATGCAGTTACTACGTTCAAAATTACTTGATGAAAAAATTCGTCAAGAAAAGCAGAAGATGTCGGATGAACGCCGTGGCCAAATTGGTACGGGTGACCGTTCAGAGCGTATCCGCACTTACAATTACCCTCAGAGTCGTATTACTGATCACCGTTTTGGTGTGACAGTGCACAACCTTCCCGATGTGATGGCAGGGAAGTTTGCTGATGTGATGGATAAAATCCTCGCAATTGATGCTGAGCAACGCTTAGCTGAAGAAATGTAG
- a CDS encoding ABC-F family ATP-binding cassette domain-containing protein — protein MFRFDNIRKAYAGRMVLDDTSFHVHPGERAGLVGPNGAGKSTIFRILTGQESSDKGDVKLRKNIRIGWLRQNIPDELKHLPLLEFACKARPDLEAIQERIIELEKGFSQAADQDKLLAQIGDLQHEFEAGGGYLIETAARTCLSGLGFSEAELEKPICEFSGGWQMRAELVRVVISDPDLLLLDEPTNYLDVPAVEWLREFMVNFRGTLLLISHDRYLLNELTDVTYEVYGGQVTRYPGNYDQYKKVRDERMERLEVESEKLERKKEKLEGFVNRFKAKASKATQAKSRMKQLEKLESVDTMVKVSSVDLRLGTPPAGSPVPVELEDMSKTYDGERYIYQNLSMAIQDGEKIAVVGSNGMGKSTLLKILANKLPIEEGKVSFGHKTTIGYHAQELTENFSNSLNLIEQCKSFAADTTEGRCRQLLGSFGFHGDDVFKLTGVLSGGEKIRLSLLKLLLAPQNLLLLDEPTTHLDIQAVESLQDALKEFPGTVCFVSHDIEFIRGVADTIFEVTPEGFRKFHGDYDYYMSKIKDEVTLEEQQEKSKVQESSGLNRKEQRRKEAEERKSLKKKRGPLEKRTQALEKLIADLEAEESALVEEFYQEPPSDRMQVMNNRLDEISTEKESAEAEWEEKLGELELVLAQIEEGS, from the coding sequence ATGTTTCGATTTGATAATATTCGTAAAGCCTATGCGGGACGCATGGTCTTGGATGACACTAGTTTTCACGTTCATCCAGGTGAGCGTGCTGGTTTAGTTGGCCCTAATGGCGCAGGTAAAAGTACGATTTTCCGTATCCTTACGGGGCAAGAAAGTTCTGATAAAGGTGATGTGAAACTTCGCAAGAATATTCGCATCGGTTGGTTGCGTCAGAATATTCCCGATGAATTGAAACATTTACCCCTTTTAGAATTCGCTTGTAAAGCGCGCCCGGATTTAGAGGCCATTCAAGAAAGAATTATTGAATTAGAAAAAGGTTTTTCTCAAGCAGCTGATCAGGATAAACTCTTGGCTCAAATTGGTGATCTTCAGCACGAGTTTGAAGCAGGTGGAGGTTACCTTATCGAAACGGCGGCTCGGACGTGCTTGTCTGGCCTAGGTTTTAGTGAAGCTGAATTAGAAAAACCTATTTGTGAATTTTCTGGTGGTTGGCAAATGCGTGCCGAGCTGGTGCGAGTGGTGATTTCTGATCCGGATTTACTCTTACTTGATGAGCCAACAAACTACCTTGACGTACCTGCAGTAGAATGGTTACGTGAGTTTATGGTGAACTTCCGAGGAACTTTATTGCTGATCTCGCATGACCGATACTTACTCAATGAATTGACTGATGTGACTTATGAAGTTTACGGAGGTCAGGTGACGCGTTACCCAGGTAATTATGATCAATACAAAAAGGTTCGCGATGAACGCATGGAGCGTTTGGAAGTTGAATCAGAAAAACTTGAGCGCAAAAAAGAGAAACTTGAGGGCTTCGTTAATCGCTTTAAAGCAAAAGCGAGTAAAGCCACACAGGCTAAAAGCCGCATGAAACAACTCGAAAAGCTTGAGAGCGTTGACACAATGGTGAAAGTATCGAGTGTGGATCTTCGTTTGGGTACACCGCCTGCGGGAAGTCCCGTTCCGGTTGAACTCGAAGATATGAGTAAGACTTACGATGGCGAGCGCTACATTTATCAAAATCTTTCTATGGCGATTCAAGATGGTGAAAAAATTGCTGTGGTTGGTTCTAATGGTATGGGTAAATCGACTTTGTTAAAGATTTTGGCTAATAAGCTTCCTATTGAAGAGGGTAAAGTGAGCTTTGGACATAAAACAACTATTGGTTATCATGCGCAAGAGCTAACTGAAAATTTTAGTAACTCCCTTAATTTGATCGAGCAATGTAAGTCATTTGCAGCTGACACGACTGAAGGTCGTTGCAGGCAGTTGCTCGGTAGTTTTGGTTTTCATGGGGATGATGTTTTTAAATTGACTGGCGTTTTATCTGGTGGAGAGAAAATTCGTCTTTCCCTTCTTAAACTTTTGCTAGCTCCGCAAAACCTTTTATTACTCGATGAGCCCACAACTCACTTGGATATTCAGGCAGTGGAGTCTTTGCAGGATGCCCTCAAAGAATTTCCAGGTACAGTTTGTTTTGTGAGTCACGATATTGAGTTTATCCGAGGCGTGGCCGATACGATTTTTGAAGTGACTCCCGAAGGTTTTAGAAAGTTTCATGGTGATTATGATTACTATATGTCGAAGATCAAGGATGAAGTGACTTTAGAGGAACAGCAAGAAAAATCGAAAGTTCAGGAATCATCTGGTTTAAATCGTAAAGAGCAGCGTCGTAAGGAAGCTGAAGAGCGTAAGAGCTTGAAGAAAAAACGTGGCCCTTTAGAGAAGCGTACACAAGCCCTTGAGAAACTCATTGCTGATTTAGAGGCAGAGGAATCGGCTTTGGTCGAAGAGTTTTATCAGGAGCCTCCTTCAGATCGGATGCAGGTAATGAATAATCGTTTAGATGAAATCTCTACAGAAAAAGAATCTGCTGAAGCAGAATGGGAAGAGAAGTTAGGCGAACTCGAGCTCGTTTTGGCTCAGATTGAGGAAGGGAGTTGA
- a CDS encoding AEC family transporter, which yields MSPAIHASLLVVVISAAGFIAHRKEVIKQGHSSSLTNLLIKVLMPALIFSSITQNESFLTSNLVFMAPIMGFAFVSISFIVSYIFAKLFLRGKDLSDSENIRSFVTACGMQNYGFVAIPVIVTLFPNENLIGPLLMHNVGVEIAMWTVACSTLRGNFDRKSLGQILNMPFITVIFSLIVLFSGVYKYIPAFFADAAKAVGQTAIPIGLILVGATLSELIKEGLFEGKTSRVIKLLSLGLINRQVLLPLIWFALIAIIPMSAELKKIMYVQAAMPAAFFTIVLAKHFGGNVRTVAGVSVASFILSPISISIWLSLAPS from the coding sequence TTGAGCCCAGCGATCCATGCATCGCTCTTAGTCGTCGTTATTTCTGCAGCTGGTTTTATCGCTCATAGAAAAGAGGTCATTAAGCAAGGGCATAGTTCGAGCTTAACGAATTTACTGATAAAAGTTCTTATGCCAGCACTCATTTTTTCTTCTATCACACAAAATGAAAGTTTTTTGACTTCTAACTTGGTGTTCATGGCGCCGATCATGGGCTTTGCTTTTGTATCTATTAGCTTCATTGTGAGTTACATTTTTGCTAAGCTCTTTTTGCGAGGTAAAGATCTTAGTGATTCGGAGAATATCAGAAGTTTTGTCACTGCCTGCGGGATGCAAAATTATGGTTTCGTGGCCATTCCAGTTATTGTCACATTATTTCCCAATGAAAATCTAATTGGCCCTTTATTGATGCATAATGTTGGAGTCGAAATCGCTATGTGGACGGTTGCTTGTTCAACTTTGCGTGGGAATTTTGATAGAAAGTCCTTAGGACAGATTTTGAATATGCCCTTTATAACGGTAATTTTTTCTTTAATTGTCTTGTTTTCCGGTGTGTATAAGTATATACCCGCTTTTTTTGCGGATGCCGCGAAAGCAGTCGGTCAGACAGCGATACCCATTGGTCTGATTTTAGTGGGAGCGACTTTAAGTGAGCTTATTAAAGAAGGTCTATTTGAAGGGAAGACAAGCCGTGTAATCAAATTGTTGAGCTTAGGGCTGATTAACCGTCAAGTTTTACTTCCCCTCATTTGGTTTGCCTTGATCGCAATTATTCCCATGAGCGCGGAGTTAAAAAAGATTATGTATGTTCAGGCAGCAATGCCGGCAGCTTTCTTTACTATTGTCTTGGCGAAGCATTTCGGAGGCAACGTAAGAACGGTGGCCGGCGTTTCAGTGGCCTCTTTTATCTTGTCACCCATCTCAATCAGTATCTGGCTGAGTTTGGCGCCAAGTTAA
- a CDS encoding NAD-dependent epimerase/dehydratase family protein — MIVVTGGAGFIGSALVWALNCRNRSNILIVDHLGESEKWRNLVPLSYIDYIEKDSFLQAMSSDALPDNITSVIHLGACTDPLEKNKSYLTESNFKFSQALASYCLNKHIRFIYASSAITYGKGQASLNDSEEKIEELRPTTPLAYSKQMFDMWAHKNQILNRISGLKFSHVFGPNEYHKTEMPSLITNNFNAIDDGKTVYTAEDEDKDYVIDLIYVKDAVEILLFLMDNPELNGLYNAGTGTSFSLSQISKLCLKACGKESHLLDPSIELPQHYKILPAGLNMERLKKTGFRHNYRSLERALADYHNNYFYKQIRFGEE; from the coding sequence ATGATTGTAGTAACTGGCGGCGCAGGCTTTATTGGAAGCGCACTTGTCTGGGCACTCAACTGCCGAAATCGTTCAAACATCCTCATTGTTGATCACTTGGGCGAATCAGAAAAATGGCGCAACCTCGTCCCACTTAGTTATATTGACTACATAGAGAAAGACTCCTTTCTTCAGGCAATGAGTAGCGATGCACTCCCAGACAACATCACCTCCGTGATTCACCTTGGCGCCTGTACTGACCCTTTAGAAAAAAATAAATCCTATTTAACCGAGAGTAATTTTAAGTTTTCTCAGGCCCTAGCCAGCTACTGCTTAAATAAACATATTCGCTTTATTTATGCGTCTTCCGCAATTACTTACGGCAAAGGCCAGGCCTCGCTAAATGATAGTGAAGAAAAAATCGAAGAACTTCGCCCCACCACACCTCTCGCTTATTCAAAGCAGATGTTTGATATGTGGGCACACAAAAACCAAATCCTCAATCGTATCAGCGGCCTCAAATTCTCACACGTCTTTGGCCCTAATGAATATCACAAAACAGAGATGCCTAGCCTCATCACCAATAACTTTAATGCGATTGATGATGGAAAAACCGTCTATACGGCTGAAGATGAAGACAAAGATTATGTCATTGATTTGATCTATGTGAAAGACGCCGTGGAAATCCTGCTGTTCTTGATGGACAACCCCGAACTCAATGGGCTGTATAACGCCGGCACAGGCACCTCATTTTCCTTGAGCCAAATCTCCAAGCTCTGTCTTAAAGCCTGCGGTAAAGAATCTCACCTTCTCGACCCTAGTATTGAACTCCCTCAGCACTACAAGATTCTTCCTGCTGGACTCAATATGGAACGTCTCAAGAAGACTGGCTTCCGCCACAACTACCGCTCACTCGAGCGCGCCTTGGCAGACTACCACAACAATTACTTCTACAAACAAATCCGCTTCGGCGAAGAGTAA
- a CDS encoding Spx/MgsR family RNA polymerase-binding regulatory protein encodes MSVKIYQYKRCGTCVKAIKFLEANNISYDSIPIREQAPSKDELLQMLDAYDGNIKKLFNTSGQDYRAQGLGKKLAELSLDEQLDLLMGNGNLVKRPFVIDGDKAMVAFKEETWKEFFSL; translated from the coding sequence ATGTCAGTAAAAATCTATCAATACAAACGCTGTGGCACATGCGTTAAAGCCATCAAGTTTCTAGAAGCCAATAATATCAGCTATGATTCCATCCCCATTCGCGAGCAAGCACCAAGTAAAGACGAACTCCTCCAAATGCTCGATGCCTATGACGGCAACATCAAAAAACTCTTTAACACTTCCGGCCAAGACTACCGCGCCCAAGGACTCGGCAAAAAGCTTGCTGAGCTCTCTTTAGACGAACAACTCGATTTACTCATGGGCAACGGCAACCTCGTTAAGCGTCCCTTTGTGATTGATGGCGACAAAGCCATGGTCGCTTTTAAAGAAGAAACTTGGAAAGAATTCTTTTCTCTCTAG
- the rpsP gene encoding 30S ribosomal protein S16 gives MVKIRLTRTGKKNAPSYRIVVMDARVRRDGAYIEKLGHYAPLRDEEVVNVERAEYWIARGAQPSSTVSDIIRRAKTGEATRGLKGQKKSEEPKAEVKEETAEAVEEVAEQVKEAAEAAE, from the coding sequence ATGGTCAAAATCAGACTGACAAGAACGGGTAAGAAGAATGCCCCCAGTTACAGAATTGTTGTAATGGACGCTCGCGTTCGTCGTGACGGTGCTTACATTGAAAAACTCGGTCACTATGCGCCACTTCGTGATGAAGAAGTTGTGAATGTTGAAAGAGCAGAATATTGGATCGCCCGTGGTGCTCAACCTTCAAGCACAGTAAGTGACATTATTAGAAGAGCAAAAACTGGCGAAGCAACTCGCGGTCTGAAAGGCCAGAAAAAGAGTGAAGAGCCGAAAGCTGAAGTTAAAGAAGAAACTGCTGAAGCAGTAGAAGAAGTAGCAGAACAAGTAAAAGAGGCTGCTGAGGCGGCTGAGTAA
- a CDS encoding KH domain-containing protein, with amino-acid sequence MLSFLKKLFGLESSNAGDFYPQPVGGDEDLVQLVKFMVVRMVDEPEAVQVRGENNDKGFQITVKCNQSDIGKIIGKAGKNIQALRALVSGAGVRGSRRVSVEIED; translated from the coding sequence ATGCTAAGTTTTCTCAAAAAACTTTTTGGTCTTGAGTCATCTAATGCTGGTGATTTTTACCCTCAGCCTGTAGGCGGAGATGAAGATTTGGTGCAATTGGTGAAATTCATGGTCGTACGTATGGTTGATGAGCCTGAAGCAGTTCAGGTTCGTGGCGAAAACAACGACAAAGGATTTCAGATTACTGTAAAGTGCAACCAATCGGATATCGGTAAAATCATTGGTAAAGCTGGTAAGAATATTCAAGCTTTACGTGCCCTAGTCAGCGGAGCTGGCGTTCGTGGTAGTCGTAGAGTGAGCGTTGAAATAGAGGATTAA
- the trmD gene encoding tRNA (guanosine(37)-N1)-methyltransferase TrmD codes for MLHIDIITLFPEVFTEPMSSSIIGRAVESDLVKISIHNLREYSTDKHRRVDDRPYGGGPGMIMSCETIFRAVEDLKTPTSKVIYMSPSGEVFKQRLAEELVEEEHLILLCGHYEGVDQRVLDGIIDREISIGDYILSNGNLAAMVISDAVIRLIPGALGCSESAIDESFNQEDGLLEHPQYTRPEEFRHMRVPEVLLSGNHKKIKEWRSEQSYQKTLTRRPDLLKEK; via the coding sequence ATACTTCATATAGATATCATTACCTTATTTCCGGAAGTTTTTACTGAACCCATGTCGAGCTCCATTATTGGACGGGCAGTTGAAAGCGATTTAGTAAAAATTTCAATCCACAATTTGCGTGAGTATAGCACTGATAAACATCGCAGAGTGGATGACCGCCCTTACGGAGGTGGACCGGGAATGATTATGTCTTGTGAAACGATTTTTAGAGCTGTTGAAGATTTAAAAACGCCCACAAGTAAAGTTATCTACATGAGTCCAAGCGGTGAAGTGTTTAAGCAACGCCTAGCCGAAGAACTTGTTGAAGAAGAGCATTTGATACTTCTTTGCGGTCATTACGAAGGTGTTGACCAGCGAGTTTTGGATGGAATTATCGATAGAGAGATATCGATTGGAGATTATATACTCAGCAACGGAAATCTTGCTGCAATGGTTATAAGTGATGCAGTTATTCGTTTGATTCCAGGAGCCCTAGGCTGTAGCGAATCAGCAATTGACGAATCTTTTAACCAAGAAGATGGACTGTTGGAACATCCGCAGTACACAAGACCCGAAGAATTTAGACACATGCGTGTTCCAGAAGTTCTCTTATCTGGAAACCATAAAAAAATTAAAGAATGGCGTAGTGAGCAATCCTACCAGAAGACGCTGACTCGCCGACCTGATTTATTAAAGGAGAAATAA
- the rplS gene encoding 50S ribosomal protein L19 has translation MQQIARENERTDLPAFNVGDTLKIQYRIVDGNNSRLQAFQGSVIAIKNSGNSKTFTLRRVTAGQGVERTFPFNSPNLDSVSVERKGRVRRSKLYYLREKIGKSARIKEAN, from the coding sequence ATGCAACAAATTGCTCGCGAAAACGAGCGTACAGATCTTCCTGCATTCAATGTAGGCGATACTTTAAAAATTCAATACCGCATTGTTGATGGCAATAACAGCCGTTTGCAGGCGTTCCAAGGTAGCGTAATCGCTATTAAAAATAGTGGTAATAGCAAGACTTTTACACTTCGTCGTGTAACAGCTGGCCAAGGTGTAGAAAGAACTTTCCCTTTCAATTCACCTAACCTTGATTCTGTTTCAGTAGAAAGAAAAGGACGTGTTCGTCGTTCTAAACTTTACTACCTCAGAGAGAAGATTGGTAAGTCTGCACGTATCAAGGAAGCTAACTAG
- a CDS encoding ribonuclease HII: MPEPDMFFFEEHYRLLGFQAIGGVDEVGRGPLAGPVVAACCIIREGVVLPEGVDDSKKLSRKKRRLIYDQLLEVEGVNYALGIVEAEEIDEINILQASHLAMRKAVKAMKVKPDYLLIDGLPVPGFEQDSRSIVKGDSRSVSIAAASILAKEFRDDLMIEYSKKYPEYGFEKHMGYGTKLHMEALKNCGPCPLHRRSFAPVRKAEDEFK, encoded by the coding sequence ATGCCGGAGCCGGATATGTTCTTTTTCGAAGAACATTACCGGCTTCTTGGTTTTCAGGCCATTGGGGGCGTCGACGAAGTCGGACGTGGGCCACTGGCAGGCCCTGTAGTGGCGGCCTGTTGTATAATTAGAGAAGGAGTAGTATTGCCCGAAGGGGTAGATGACTCAAAGAAGTTGAGCAGAAAAAAACGCCGACTTATTTACGATCAGCTACTAGAGGTAGAAGGTGTGAATTACGCCTTGGGAATCGTAGAAGCTGAAGAAATTGATGAAATAAATATTTTACAAGCCAGTCATTTGGCGATGCGAAAAGCAGTTAAAGCGATGAAGGTTAAGCCAGATTATCTATTGATTGATGGTTTGCCTGTCCCGGGTTTTGAGCAAGATAGCCGTAGTATTGTGAAAGGGGATTCCCGTTCGGTATCTATTGCAGCTGCGAGTATATTAGCGAAAGAATTTCGCGATGATTTAATGATTGAGTATTCAAAAAAGTATCCCGAATATGGTTTTGAAAAACACATGGGTTATGGAACCAAATTGCATATGGAAGCTTTGAAGAATTGCGGTCCTTGTCCACTTCATCGACGTTCCTTTGCTCCAGTGAGAAAGGCAGAAGATGAATTTAAGTGA
- the bioA gene encoding adenosylmethionine--8-amino-7-oxononanoate transaminase, translated as MNLSDLQKRDLKHLWHPCAQMKDYESFPPMEIVSAKGSLLQTANDGEMIDIISSWWCKSLGHGHEDIQQSVKNQMDKFEHVILANTSNELIVNLCEKMIALNPAYDKVFFADSGSDGVEVAVKMSLQYQQQNGQEQRKKFMSLQNAYHGETILTLALGDCGLYSAPYAALMPEVKKILDVPYVTGRVEDLEEEDFSELLKPLEEYEDELAGIVIEPVLQGAGGMLFYHPSFIKALREWTSERGVHLIADEILTGIGRLGKARACEFANVVPDFSVFSKSMTAGFTPMSCVLTTNEIFDGFYDEYESGRAFMHSNTYTGNAISAAAAVAAIDYYEREQVFARVAKDSAYMHQLFEDVAKDTGALLNVRSCGFVAAADLDVSLKGLDKKRCGYSLYKKAVKKGLLLRPLGDTVYFLPPLNTSNELLAKSADIMKELIFEELRS; from the coding sequence ATGAATTTAAGTGATTTACAGAAAAGAGATTTAAAGCATTTGTGGCATCCTTGTGCTCAGATGAAAGATTATGAGAGTTTTCCTCCCATGGAAATTGTTTCGGCTAAGGGAAGTTTACTTCAAACGGCAAATGACGGAGAAATGATTGATATCATTAGTTCATGGTGGTGTAAGAGCTTAGGGCATGGTCATGAAGATATTCAGCAGTCAGTGAAAAATCAGATGGACAAGTTTGAGCATGTAATTTTAGCAAATACCTCCAATGAACTCATAGTGAATCTATGTGAAAAAATGATTGCTTTAAATCCTGCTTATGATAAAGTTTTCTTTGCAGATAGCGGTTCAGATGGTGTTGAAGTGGCCGTTAAGATGTCCCTGCAATACCAACAGCAGAATGGGCAAGAGCAGCGTAAGAAATTCATGTCTTTACAGAATGCTTATCATGGCGAGACAATACTTACCTTAGCCTTGGGTGATTGTGGTCTTTATTCAGCTCCTTATGCAGCGTTGATGCCCGAAGTAAAAAAGATTTTAGATGTTCCCTATGTTACGGGACGAGTTGAAGACTTGGAAGAAGAAGATTTCTCAGAGCTGTTAAAGCCTCTTGAGGAATATGAAGACGAATTAGCGGGGATTGTTATAGAGCCGGTTCTTCAGGGAGCAGGTGGAATGTTGTTTTATCACCCGAGTTTCATAAAAGCCTTGCGCGAATGGACCAGTGAGCGAGGAGTTCACTTGATTGCAGATGAAATTCTAACTGGTATAGGGCGTTTAGGTAAGGCGCGTGCTTGTGAGTTCGCAAATGTAGTTCCAGACTTTTCGGTCTTTTCGAAGAGTATGACGGCTGGTTTTACTCCGATGAGTTGCGTTTTGACCACTAATGAAATTTTTGATGGTTTCTATGACGAATACGAGAGTGGCCGCGCTTTTATGCATTCGAATACCTATACAGGGAATGCGATTTCGGCTGCTGCTGCAGTCGCTGCTATTGATTATTATGAGAGGGAGCAAGTTTTTGCGAGAGTCGCAAAGGATTCTGCTTATATGCACCAGCTTTTTGAGGATGTGGCAAAAGACACAGGTGCACTGCTCAATGTGAGAAGTTGTGGCTTTGTAGCTGCCGCTGATTTAGATGTGAGCTTGAAGGGTTTAGATAAAAAGCGTTGTGGTTATAGCCTGTATAAAAAGGCTGTTAAGAAAGGCTTACTCCTAAGGCCGTTGGGGGATACGGTTTACTTCCTGCCACCGTTAAATACTTCAAATGAATTGCTTGCGAAATCCGCAGATATTATGAAAGAGCTTATTTTTGAGGAGCTTCGTTCTTAG